A region of Flammeovirga agarivorans DNA encodes the following proteins:
- a CDS encoding T9SS type A sorting domain-containing protein, translating into MNVLVNYQVKMCSLVLFFLSLSGSAQTFDINYNSPTTLGTITDPLIDEASGLAASYNTENAFWLHNDSGDGPNLWLIDKSGAVLTHGIVKNKNGSNASSRDWEDISSFVMNGTSYLIIGNFGDNPINKSEYYLYIIEEPEYDPQSTSNNSYEILKTITYQYENGSQNCESIGVDVENEKIILVSKSSVGGNKIAYEIPLSITSEDITTTAKIIGQFPMDGTTAMDISNDGQHAIVLTYTDAYEFTRYDGTSWEDAFGIAPRKITMPQRNGGEAIAYGVNGIDLYLVREGKSSPVWELKGGIETGTLFQVDMAEKNDIYNKQVWVNIQGQDQPILMTDTDEDGIYACKVDLAVDKNYQYFFSYQNGTDATNDMIYESTGASCINDDGNREVFVSKQNLLLRKVLFSNCEERPNYYIIDECESLTGWNTNGLSLKNTDQKQGLSCIEFKGSSNVEFEKILTTPTHANGTEEGTVLEFWYYVSDPSLFEDSNQVEITSSGTSDVDEYSWSLDKANLVSGWNFLQLSTKDANKRGNPDLTAINYFRLYRSKTSEVTTRIDDIQLIGENNSFARDASLSLLTIEAGTLDPSFSPGILEYSVELPFGFNTIPSVTATANQDGKATVTITEAETMDETTTVVVTAEDGVTQRTYTISFYAALGKYLDECEVKDGWNPSILAINTVDQKQGEGCLEFSGTDDVEFVKNFTEAFDSNGSESNVKLSFWYYVSNVTALEDKNQVEISSSGQADVDEYSWSLDKNNLKVGWNYIQLETSLAAKRGTPDLSAINFFRLYRGKTTSITTRIDAINLYGGIALSTDNSLSSLTVDNGTLSPTFSAEELNYTVILPSGTSDIPQVSATATDQNSSVQITQAATLDDLASVTVSAEDGSVRTYRISFEIGDPTSIDDKDMSIQIFPNPVTDLLSIQSNTVIQSILVLNVNGYLKYSQEIYDQAIQINTDQWEKGLYCLKVTLQNGQTIVRKIIK; encoded by the coding sequence ATGAATGTTCTTGTTAATTATCAGGTGAAAATGTGTAGCCTTGTGTTGTTCTTCCTTAGTTTATCGGGATCAGCACAAACCTTTGACATTAATTATAATAGCCCAACCACTTTAGGGACGATAACAGACCCTTTGATTGATGAAGCGAGTGGACTTGCAGCCTCATACAATACTGAAAATGCATTTTGGCTACATAATGATTCTGGCGATGGCCCCAACCTTTGGCTTATTGACAAATCTGGTGCTGTATTGACTCATGGTATTGTAAAAAATAAGAATGGAAGTAATGCTAGTTCAAGAGACTGGGAAGACATCTCTTCTTTTGTGATGAACGGAACTTCTTACTTGATTATTGGTAATTTTGGCGACAACCCAATCAATAAATCAGAATATTATTTATATATCATTGAAGAGCCAGAATATGATCCTCAAAGTACTTCCAATAATAGCTATGAAATTCTAAAAACTATTACCTATCAATATGAAAATGGATCACAGAATTGTGAATCAATTGGTGTTGATGTCGAAAACGAAAAAATTATATTAGTGAGTAAATCTAGTGTCGGTGGAAATAAAATTGCTTATGAAATTCCCCTATCAATTACATCAGAAGATATTACTACTACAGCAAAAATTATTGGACAATTTCCAATGGATGGTACAACGGCTATGGACATTTCTAACGATGGTCAACATGCAATTGTATTAACTTATACGGATGCTTACGAGTTTACTCGATATGATGGTACGTCATGGGAAGATGCTTTTGGAATAGCTCCAAGAAAAATAACTATGCCACAAAGAAATGGTGGAGAGGCTATTGCCTATGGGGTAAATGGTATTGATCTATATCTTGTTAGAGAGGGTAAATCATCTCCAGTTTGGGAATTAAAAGGAGGCATTGAAACTGGTACATTGTTCCAAGTTGATATGGCTGAAAAAAATGATATTTACAATAAGCAGGTTTGGGTAAATATCCAAGGTCAAGATCAACCAATATTAATGACAGATACTGATGAAGACGGTATTTATGCTTGCAAAGTCGATTTAGCAGTAGATAAAAATTATCAATATTTTTTCAGCTATCAAAACGGAACGGATGCAACAAATGATATGATCTACGAGTCTACAGGAGCTTCTTGTATTAATGATGACGGTAACCGTGAAGTCTTCGTTTCCAAACAAAATCTCCTACTCAGAAAGGTGCTATTTAGTAATTGCGAAGAACGTCCTAATTATTATATTATTGATGAGTGTGAATCATTAACAGGATGGAATACAAATGGGTTGAGTTTAAAAAATACTGATCAGAAGCAAGGTTTAAGTTGTATCGAATTTAAGGGATCATCGAACGTTGAATTTGAGAAAATATTAACAACTCCAACACATGCCAATGGTACAGAAGAAGGAACTGTATTGGAATTTTGGTACTATGTATCTGACCCATCTTTGTTTGAAGATAGTAATCAAGTTGAAATTACTAGTTCGGGCACATCTGATGTCGATGAATATAGTTGGAGTCTCGATAAAGCCAATCTAGTATCGGGGTGGAATTTCTTACAATTATCAACGAAAGACGCTAATAAAAGAGGAAATCCTGACTTAACTGCCATCAATTACTTTAGACTTTACAGAAGCAAAACTTCAGAAGTAACTACTCGTATTGATGATATTCAACTTATTGGTGAAAATAACTCGTTTGCAAGAGATGCCAGTCTTTCTTTATTAACGATAGAAGCCGGCACTTTAGATCCTTCGTTTAGTCCTGGAATTTTGGAATATTCCGTAGAACTACCCTTTGGTTTTAACACAATCCCATCAGTAACAGCAACAGCTAATCAAGATGGAAAAGCTACAGTTACTATTACAGAAGCAGAGACAATGGATGAGACAACTACGGTTGTGGTTACCGCTGAGGACGGGGTAACTCAACGTACTTATACCATTAGTTTTTATGCAGCTTTAGGGAAATATTTAGATGAATGTGAAGTGAAGGATGGATGGAATCCGAGCATATTAGCCATAAACACTGTTGATCAGAAACAAGGAGAAGGTTGTTTAGAATTTTCAGGGACAGACGACGTAGAATTTGTAAAAAATTTCACTGAAGCTTTCGATTCCAATGGTTCAGAATCTAATGTAAAATTATCTTTTTGGTATTACGTTTCTAACGTTACTGCATTAGAAGACAAGAACCAAGTAGAAATTAGTAGTTCTGGACAAGCTGATGTGGATGAATACAGTTGGAGTCTTGATAAAAACAATTTAAAAGTAGGTTGGAACTACATCCAACTGGAAACTAGTTTAGCAGCGAAAAGAGGCACACCTGATTTAAGTGCTATTAACTTCTTCAGACTATATCGTGGGAAAACAACAAGCATTACAACTCGTATAGATGCAATAAACCTGTACGGCGGTATTGCATTATCTACAGATAACAGTTTATCATCTTTAACGGTTGATAATGGTACCTTATCTCCTACTTTCTCCGCTGAGGAACTTAATTATACTGTAATTTTACCATCTGGTACTTCTGATATTCCACAAGTTTCTGCAACAGCAACAGATCAAAATTCTTCTGTTCAAATCACTCAAGCTGCTACATTGGATGATTTAGCATCAGTGACTGTTTCTGCAGAAGATGGATCTGTTAGAACCTACAGAATCAGTTTTGAAATAGGTGATCCTACTTCAATTGATGACAAAGACATGTCTATTCAGATTTTTCCAAACCCTGTAACAGACCTCTTATCCATTCAATCGAATACGGTGATACAGTCTATTTTAGTACTGAATGTCAATGGTTATCTTAAGTATTCTCAAGAGATCTACGATCAAGCGATTCAAATCAATACAGATCAATGGGAAAAGGGTCTGTATTGCTTAAAAGTTACATTACAAAATGGACAAACCATTGTGAGAAAAATTATCAAATAG
- a CDS encoding Ig-like domain-containing protein, with translation MNFTKLSLLFSSLIVLFSACNKEVLPEVESSQTESSSARTLAAGEVVAIANPLNGSNVILGSTINVETITDTNVDLIACRLWIDDVFHSVVKTAPYNFDVSGLALGTHTLMVRANGADGVNHDSEIISITVVDGDLPGSVEITSLSNGDTFTEGEDILITSTSSDGDGVKNMRLWIDNTYIDLDQEAPFQFTVNNLTPGSHTIVLKMKDQKDSVTSSAPVTIEVEAAQSQDIVWDDFTLNILPYTRMSGYQDIIFNNSVVGTTEFLILSASHGNPPPGQYGKESAVQGGDWTKIGYGGDDDKSAEVWVRQVTASNKDDHGQINTKNAAAKLTILSYDGLINTGATQDLYFFNKKAGIDHKGAPGPFLVVIATDNGQESTMSNLNYGYNSNGTAGDDMTMLYLTHDDQFYDNTFTVRGGAVSIQLLP, from the coding sequence ATGAATTTTACAAAACTATCATTATTATTTTCTTCTCTAATTGTGCTTTTTTCAGCTTGTAACAAGGAAGTACTTCCTGAAGTTGAATCAAGTCAAACTGAAAGCTCTTCAGCAAGAACACTTGCTGCAGGAGAAGTGGTTGCAATTGCAAACCCTTTGAACGGATCGAATGTGATTCTAGGGTCAACAATCAATGTCGAAACAATCACTGATACAAATGTTGATCTTATTGCTTGTCGTTTATGGATCGATGATGTTTTTCACAGTGTGGTAAAAACGGCTCCTTATAATTTTGATGTAAGTGGACTTGCCTTAGGTACGCATACTTTAATGGTTAGGGCCAATGGAGCAGACGGTGTAAACCATGATAGTGAAATTATATCAATCACAGTAGTTGATGGTGATTTACCAGGTTCTGTTGAAATTACTTCTTTATCAAATGGAGATACTTTCACAGAAGGAGAAGATATCCTTATTACCTCTACTAGCTCTGATGGAGATGGTGTGAAAAACATGAGACTTTGGATTGATAACACTTACATTGATTTAGACCAAGAGGCTCCATTCCAATTTACTGTAAATAACCTTACTCCAGGTTCACATACAATTGTTTTAAAGATGAAAGATCAAAAAGACAGTGTAACATCAAGTGCTCCTGTGACGATCGAAGTAGAAGCAGCACAATCTCAAGATATTGTATGGGATGATTTTACTTTAAACATCCTTCCATATACGCGTATGAGCGGCTACCAAGATATCATTTTCAATAATAGTGTTGTTGGAACTACAGAATTCTTAATCTTATCAGCTAGTCATGGTAACCCTCCTCCAGGTCAGTACGGAAAAGAATCTGCTGTACAAGGTGGCGATTGGACAAAAATTGGTTACGGTGGTGATGATGATAAGAGTGCTGAAGTATGGGTACGTCAGGTTACAGCTAGTAATAAAGATGATCATGGTCAGATCAATACAAAAAATGCAGCAGCTAAATTAACTATCCTTTCTTATGATGGATTGATTAATACAGGTGCTACTCAAGATTTATATTTCTTTAATAAAAAAGCAGGTATTGATCACAAAGGTGCTCCAGGTCCGTTCTTAGTAGTGATTGCAACAGACAATGGTCAAGAATCTACTATGTCTAACTTAAACTATGGGTATAATTCTAATGGTACAGCTGGTGATGATATGACAATGTTATATCTAACTCATGATGATCAATTCTACGATAACACATTCACTGTAAGAGGTGGTGCGGTAAGTATACAACTATTACCATAA